Proteins from one Chaetodon auriga isolate fChaAug3 chromosome 19, fChaAug3.hap1, whole genome shotgun sequence genomic window:
- the spag16 gene encoding uncharacterized protein spag16, with protein sequence MSARRKERAVGEDKDIFSEEEEKRSVEEEHFQEAMREAASSTASTRKHGAFKQQIMPKIPEAVDDFLRNFLRRAGLSRTLNSFEIEWYSGPVQKILRETVTMAATGIFFIPDALTHRQLLQSELETIHRQTDMLRQEVLLAGENLVKMQRERDFHRQQYRRVAEDKNRLIKDFKQLKKHLESYEPVLRQLDNKYQAALRQKMLISLKKDQVQKTTDARLFQEKSKIKRERSIQSGNSTEKSPAKSTIVKHRKDTEFPVCRRLVNSHPAQVNLKKWKSPSSFSLSCSIRAHKLPISCIDLHPQKEILATASSDCSWRLWALPTSGEKDGQMVLTGEGHSDWLSGCSFHPDGTKLATTSGDTMVWLWDFSRGCCVLTLSGHSQPTWGCSFHSCGHFLASCSADRTAKMWDLNSQRCCFTLRRHTASVNSVCFLPFSNLLLTCSADKTLAMWDARLGVCTTTFHGHQHPCNHTTFSLAGNVMASCDSCGIINLWDIRKPALALDMVDVGPLAANQLAFSPSGKTLAVASSDSLVRLVEMESCIVRSLSGHSDDVQSVIFNHRGETVMSAGNDGVINVWS encoded by the exons atgtcagcaaggagaaaagaaagagcagtGGGGGAGGACAAGGATATTttctcagaggaggaagagaagaggagtgTTGAGGAAGAACACTTTCAGGAGGCGATGAGGGAGGCTGCCTCTTCCACTGCTTCCACAAGAAAACATGGAGCATTCAAACAACAAATTATGCCCAAAATCCCAGAGGCAGTGGATGACTTCCTGAGGAACTTCCTCCGGAGAGCTGGCCTGAGTCGGACACTGAACAGCTTTGAGATAGAGTGGTACAGTGGTCCAGTTCAGAAAATTCTGAGAGAAACTGTCACGATGGCAGCGACAGGCATCTTCTTCATCCCtgatgctctcacacacaggcagctcCTCCAGAGTGAGCTAGAGAcaatccacagacagacagacatgctcAGACAGGAGGTGCTGTTGGCAGGGGAAAACCTGGtgaagatgcagagagagagggatttcCACCGGCAACAGTACAGACGAGTCgctgaggacaaaaacaggcTGATCAAGGActtcaaacagctgaagaaacaTCTGGAGTCCTATGAGCCGGTGCTACGACAGCTGGACAACAAATATCAAGCAGCTCTGAGGCAGAAAATGCTCATCAGTCTAAAAAAGGACCAAGTTCAAAAGACCACTGATGCAAGACTGTTTcaagaaaaatccaaaatcaagagagagagaagcatcCAAAGTGgcaacagcacagagaaatcTCCAGCAAAAAGCACCATAGTCAAACATCGAAAGGACACAgagtttcctgtctgcaggaggcTGGTGAACTCTCACCCGGCTCaggtgaatttaaaaaaatggaaaagtcCCAGTTCCTTCAGCTTGTCCTGCTCCATCAGGGCCCACAAGCTTCCCATTAGCTGCATCGACCTCCATCCACAAAAAGAGATCCTTGCCACTGCCAGCAGTGACTGTAGCTGGAGGCTGTGGGCGCTGCCAACCAGTGGAGAAAAG GATGGTCAGATGGTACTGACAGGTGAGGgtcactctgattggctgtctggCTGCAGTTTTCACCCTGATGGAACAAAATTGGCAACGACAAGTGGGGACACTATG GTGTGGCTCTGGGATTTTTCTCGTGGCTGCTGTGTATTGACACTGTCTGGACACAGTCAGCCCACCTGGGGCTGCTCCTTCCACTCATGCGGTCACTTTCTGGCTTCCTGCTCTGCCGACAGAACCGCTAAGATGTGGGACCTGAATAGCCAGcgctgctgcttcacactgcGTCGCCACACCGCTTCTGTCAACAGTGTCTGCTTCCTGCCCTTCTCCaacctcctcctcacctgctcaGCAGACAAAACTCTTGCCATGTGGGACGCCAGGCTGGGTGTTTGCACCACAACCTTCCATGGACACCAGCACCCCTGCAACCACACTACCTTCAGCCTGGCAGGCAATGTCATGGCATCATGTGACTCCTGTGGCATCATCAACCTGTGGGATATCAGGAAGCCTGCGTTGGCCTTGGACATGGTAGATGTTGGGCCACTGGCAGCCAACCAGCTGGCGTTCAGCCCTTCAGGGAAGACACTGGCTGTCGCCAGCAGTGACAGTCTGGTCAGACTGGTAGAGATGGAATCCTGCATAGTGAGAAGCCTGTCGGGACACAGTGATGATGTGCAGAGCGTGATATTCAACCACAGGGGGGAGACGGTGATGTCAGCAGGGAATGATGGCGTGATTAATGTCTGGTCGTGA